In Flavobacterium luteolum, the DNA window TCCGACTGATGAAGAATATGAAATTGCAAATCAGGTATTTCAATTGCTTGAAAATTAGAATATTTACACCACTGTAGTTAAAGGCTTCTTTCTTAAGGAGCCTTTTTTATGCTTTCAGTTTAAGTTTTTTGTCAGTATCTTTGAATTTAAAAAATAATATCTTGAAATCGATACTTTTTAAATCCGTTTTCTTCTTTTTCATCGCTTTACAGCTTCAGGCACAAGAATTACTTCCCTTTGTAGAAAATTATAGCAAATCTGATTATCAGGGAGATAATCAAATCTGGAATGTTGTACAAGGTAATGATAATGCCATGTATTTTGCTAATAATCACTATTTGCTTCGTTACGACGGAGTAAAATGGGAAAAATATACACTTCCGAACAAAACAATTATCCGATCAATTCTGATTGAAGGAGACAAAATATACTCAGGTTCTTATAAAGAATTTGGTTATTGGTATAGAAAAGACGGTACTATGCATTATGTTTCGATTACCAAAAATCTCAGATTATTTGATGAAAAAGATAATGAGGAAATTTGGAAAATTTTCAGGTTTAACGGTTCGCTTTATTTTCAATCGTTTAATGACGTTTTTATTTATAACGGAAAAACTATTAAGAAAATTAAATTCCCTTTTCTTATTTCGTATTGTTTTGGTGTAGATAAAAATTTATACGTTGCTTCTGTTAAAGATGGAATTTACAGAATGAACGGTAAATATATTGCCAATCCAAAAGGATGGGATATTTTAAAAAATACAGTTGTCCATGCTATCGAAAAGGTTCAAAACACAACTTATATTTTTACGCAGAAAAAAGGTGTTTTTATTGTAGAAAAAAATGGACTAAGAAGCTGGGAACATCCAATAAACGAAACTTTAAAAGCAGCAACTATCAATGTCGCTAAATTTGTTAAAAATGATAAGCTGATTATTGGGACTGGAAATCGCGGAATTTTCATTTTAGATTTAAAAAACAACAGCTATAAAAATATCGAGCGCGATAATGTTTTAATGAACAATTCGGTTCTCAGTATAGGATTGGATAAAGAAAATGATTTGTGGGTTGGTTTAGATAATGGTATTGCACATGTTGAGGTTAATTCTCCTATTTCTTTCTTTTACGATAATTCAGGGCTTTTAGGATCTGTATATGCTGTGGCTACAATTAATAAAGGATATTTAATTGCATCCAATCACGGTATTTTTGAATACAGTGCAGGAAAATTTAATATGATGCCGAATACGCAAGGCCAGGGTTGGAATATCTCTCTAATTGACGGAAAATATATTATAGGTCATAATGACGGCACTTTTTCATACGAAAATGGTACTTTGACGAAAATAAATGGTGTCAGCGGTGGCTGGAACATGTCTAAAAGCAGTATTAATAATACTTATTTTCAATCTACATATAGTGGCATTCTGGTTTATGATGATCCTTCAAATATGTCTCATTATAAGATTATCAAGGATCTGGCAAAACCCATAAAGTATGTTGCTCAAAACAAAAAGAATGAAATTTGGGCAGCCGATAATTATCGCGGTTTATATCGTGTTTTGCTAGATGATAATTATAATACATTAAAAGTTGAAAATGTCACACAGCAAAGCAAAATACAAAATGATTTTGGAATAAAGATTTTTGAATTTAGAAAAGAAATCCTTTTTCTAATTAATAACTCTTGGTATACGTACAATTCTATATCTAATAGATTGGAGGAAAATGAACTGTTCAATACAAATTTTAGAAATGTAACAGATGTAGTTTCGATAGATGAAGATCATTTCATGGTTTTGCAAAACGGAATCTTGTATCATATTTATGCACAAGGAAACAAATTTGTCTGGAATATTATTCAGGAGAAATATTATAAAGGAAAATTGATTAATGAGAATCTAAGAATTTTCAAAAAAGACAATTATTATTTGTTTAATCTGGATGACGGATTTATATCTCTTAAACTTGAGTATGAAAATAAACAAAATTCGGGAGTAAAAGTTGAAGCATTTAGTAATGGTGTTTTAGTTCCGAATGATGAAAAAATTAAATTCAATACTGAATTGCAGATTAATGTAATTTCTGGAATTTACGGAGCAAGTAAACCTAATTTATTTTACAAGCTAGATAAGGAAAAAGATTTTGTTCCAATTTCTGACGGATTAATCGTTTTGAATAATTTGGGAAGTGGTTATCATACGGTAGAAATTTTCAAACATGATGGTGCTACTTATGACAAAGTTTCTTTCTATAAATTTAAAGTTGCCGAACCATGGTATTTTTCTTTCTGGATGATTCTGCTATATTT includes these proteins:
- a CDS encoding helix-turn-helix and ligand-binding sensor domain-containing protein, giving the protein MKSILFKSVFFFFIALQLQAQELLPFVENYSKSDYQGDNQIWNVVQGNDNAMYFANNHYLLRYDGVKWEKYTLPNKTIIRSILIEGDKIYSGSYKEFGYWYRKDGTMHYVSITKNLRLFDEKDNEEIWKIFRFNGSLYFQSFNDVFIYNGKTIKKIKFPFLISYCFGVDKNLYVASVKDGIYRMNGKYIANPKGWDILKNTVVHAIEKVQNTTYIFTQKKGVFIVEKNGLRSWEHPINETLKAATINVAKFVKNDKLIIGTGNRGIFILDLKNNSYKNIERDNVLMNNSVLSIGLDKENDLWVGLDNGIAHVEVNSPISFFYDNSGLLGSVYAVATINKGYLIASNHGIFEYSAGKFNMMPNTQGQGWNISLIDGKYIIGHNDGTFSYENGTLTKINGVSGGWNMSKSSINNTYFQSTYSGILVYDDPSNMSHYKIIKDLAKPIKYVAQNKKNEIWAADNYRGLYRVLLDDNYNTLKVENVTQQSKIQNDFGIKIFEFRKEILFLINNSWYTYNSISNRLEENELFNTNFRNVTDVVSIDEDHFMVLQNGILYHIYAQGNKFVWNIIQEKYYKGKLINENLRIFKKDNYYLFNLDDGFISLKLEYENKQNSGVKVEAFSNGVLVPNDEKIKFNTELQINVISGIYGASKPNLFYKLDKEKDFVPISDGLIVLNNLGSGYHTVEIFKHDGATYDKVSFYKFKVAEPWYFSFWMILLYFLVVGAVLFFYYKWNKLRYMQKLKLQAEELKHQREILEMELKKENELNIQEYEKHILELELQAKSSEVAGKSLSIAKQTEMIDKIQGILESEKDFSKLKNEIRKAIKINEVNKHEWETFETNLNQIHNEFIINLSKKYPHLTPKDIKLCVYLKMNLSSKEIAPMMNISFRGVELHRYRLRKKLNLTQDENLSKFLLTL